The Geothrix sp. genome has a window encoding:
- a CDS encoding TolC family protein yields the protein MLLIAPPALQAPAPESPSRVLDLAGALARARNENPLLRAAKARVDERRGLITSTRADALPQLTLVGDFTRARDVSILNSGFADSAATFGLSPTSLVGARSIYTSQANLTQPLFYWGKLGTAVDIAKMGEQEATLAYTTSELDVLHGVAKAYLGVQAAQAEQEVIETRRKTAEQFVADVKARLEAQTATELDRLRAESELLAVIPEALQAEANVKRAMEVLNGQLGLDPKAPLTLAPLGLPEAAPKPAGAERSELAQLKQQEAMYRANEKIITSDLRPKFDLSASYGYQAGKSDNLFKEPYDTWKVSITMKFPIFDGLRSSGKRAQNTAQLEQVKQSRIDRERTVAIEQSTADRELEKAIALNEAARRAHDATAEALRMSRESFEQGLITSLDLLQAERAERQAESQRRRAELGLWSARFDQRRSLGLPPL from the coding sequence ATGCTCCTGATCGCCCCTCCCGCCCTCCAGGCGCCGGCGCCCGAATCCCCGTCCCGCGTGCTGGACCTGGCCGGTGCCCTGGCCCGGGCCAGGAATGAGAACCCGCTGCTCCGGGCCGCCAAGGCCCGCGTGGACGAGCGGCGCGGCCTCATCACCAGCACCCGGGCCGATGCCCTGCCGCAGCTCACCCTCGTGGGCGACTTCACCCGCGCACGGGATGTCTCCATCCTCAACAGCGGTTTCGCCGACAGCGCCGCGACCTTCGGCCTGTCGCCGACCTCCCTCGTGGGCGCCCGCAGCATCTACACCAGCCAGGCGAACCTGACCCAGCCCCTGTTCTATTGGGGCAAGCTGGGCACGGCCGTCGACATCGCCAAGATGGGCGAACAGGAAGCCACCCTGGCCTACACGACCTCGGAGCTGGATGTCCTGCACGGTGTCGCCAAGGCCTACCTCGGGGTGCAGGCGGCCCAGGCCGAGCAGGAGGTCATCGAGACCCGCCGGAAGACGGCGGAGCAGTTCGTGGCGGATGTGAAGGCCCGGCTGGAGGCCCAGACCGCCACCGAGTTGGACCGCCTGCGGGCCGAGAGCGAATTGCTGGCGGTCATTCCCGAGGCCCTTCAGGCGGAGGCCAATGTGAAGCGGGCCATGGAGGTGCTGAACGGGCAGCTGGGCCTGGATCCCAAGGCGCCCCTCACCCTGGCGCCCCTGGGCCTGCCGGAGGCCGCCCCCAAACCGGCGGGCGCCGAGCGGAGCGAACTGGCCCAGCTGAAGCAGCAGGAGGCCATGTACCGGGCGAACGAGAAGATCATCACCTCGGACCTGCGCCCCAAGTTCGACCTCAGCGCCAGTTACGGCTACCAGGCCGGGAAGAGCGACAACCTCTTCAAGGAGCCGTACGACACCTGGAAGGTGAGCATCACGATGAAGTTTCCGATCTTCGACGGGCTGCGCAGCTCGGGCAAGCGGGCCCAGAACACAGCCCAGCTCGAGCAGGTGAAGCAGTCCCGCATCGACCGTGAGCGGACCGTCGCCATCGAGCAGAGCACGGCGGACCGCGAGCTGGAGAAGGCCATCGCCCTGAACGAGGCCGCCCGCCGAGCCCATGACGCCACCGCCGAGGCCCTGCGCATGAGCCGCGAATCCTTCGAGCAGGGGCTCATTACCTCCCTCGACCTCCTGCAGGCGGAGCGCGCCGAGCGCCAGGCCGAAAGCCAGCGCCGCCGCGCAGAACTGGGCCTCTGGTCCGCCCGCTTCGATCAGCGCCGATCCCTCGGCCTGCCTCCTCTCTGA
- a CDS encoding CerR family C-terminal domain-containing protein, producing the protein MNAQPTDASLDTRQRLIEAAILTFAEKGFDGAGIREIAKRAQANSALVTYHFSGKEGLYLAALQYIFNRKACHVAELAAAPRFEGPGAREAALQGLKKHIQAFMEDLMACDRGPDPLDEAAMALMAREMQAPRPVSSALLMEQIRPHVEHLMHCLEVLRPDLSRDQLLNMGLSIQGQLLYFRNSLGISRLIRQNPRYPEDLPALIQHFTEFSLRGLGVPEAFPEPRN; encoded by the coding sequence ATGAACGCACAGCCCACCGACGCCTCTTTAGACACGCGTCAGCGCCTGATCGAGGCGGCGATCCTGACCTTTGCGGAGAAGGGGTTCGATGGGGCCGGCATCCGCGAGATCGCCAAGCGGGCCCAAGCCAACTCGGCCCTGGTGACCTACCACTTCAGCGGCAAGGAGGGGCTCTACCTGGCGGCCCTCCAGTACATCTTCAACCGGAAGGCCTGCCATGTGGCCGAGCTGGCCGCGGCGCCCCGCTTCGAGGGGCCGGGGGCCCGCGAGGCGGCCCTCCAGGGCCTGAAGAAGCACATCCAGGCCTTCATGGAGGACCTGATGGCCTGCGACCGTGGGCCCGACCCCCTGGACGAGGCGGCCATGGCACTCATGGCCCGCGAGATGCAGGCACCCCGCCCGGTGTCCTCGGCCCTCCTCATGGAGCAGATCCGGCCCCATGTGGAGCACCTCATGCACTGCCTCGAGGTGCTGCGCCCGGATCTCTCCCGGGACCAGCTCCTGAACATGGGCCTGAGCATCCAGGGCCAGCTGCTCTATTTCCGGAATTCCCTGGGGATCTCCCGTCTCATCCGCCAGAACCCCCGCTACCCGGAGGATCTGCCGGCCCTCATTCAGCACTTCACCGAATTCAGCCTGCGGGGACTCGGCGTCCCCGAGGCCTTTCCCGAGCCGAGGAACTGA
- a CDS encoding TetR/AcrR family transcriptional regulator → MTMDRKSLEKQQRKDLLLEAAGTVFGRKPFDEATMQEVAAEAQIGMQGLYEHFPSKQELYEQVMLRRAEQFFVQAEALLRADRPPLEQLRAMFLAYADQFKGRAIWLPMFIHDRVYFDWGFESRFLPRLKEIYETERSRLKAILRQAVEAGQLRDLGEEFLTQLCFGVLEASLYHSHRSGIDESPGACVDRAIACFLQGAGVSA, encoded by the coding sequence ATGACCATGGACCGGAAAAGCCTTGAAAAGCAGCAAAGAAAAGATTTGCTGTTGGAAGCAGCGGGCACGGTGTTCGGCCGGAAGCCCTTCGACGAGGCCACCATGCAGGAGGTCGCCGCCGAGGCGCAGATCGGGATGCAGGGCCTCTACGAGCACTTCCCCTCCAAGCAGGAGCTCTACGAACAGGTCATGCTCCGCCGGGCAGAGCAGTTCTTCGTCCAGGCGGAGGCCCTCCTCCGCGCTGACCGCCCGCCCCTGGAGCAGCTGCGGGCCATGTTCCTGGCCTATGCCGACCAGTTCAAGGGCCGGGCCATCTGGCTGCCCATGTTCATCCACGACCGGGTCTATTTCGACTGGGGCTTCGAGTCCCGGTTCCTTCCCCGCCTGAAGGAGATCTACGAGACGGAACGGAGCCGCCTGAAGGCCATCCTCCGCCAGGCGGTGGAGGCCGGCCAGCTCCGGGACCTGGGCGAGGAATTCCTCACCCAGCTCTGCTTCGGGGTGCTCGAGGCCTCCCTCTATCACAGCCACCGGAGCGGCATCGACGAGTCACCTGGGGCTTGCGTGGACCGTGCCATCGCCTGCTTCCTCCAGGGGGCGGGAGTCTCCGCATGA
- a CDS encoding TolC family protein — protein MRTATAFLLGAFLVYPIRGGEPLSLARALRLAGSASQAAEASRLGLAGAREETAQVKGLYWPEIQLQGGYRVTEHRSELLSQPMRIGPLAVPPQVFPIEDRQSWRYKASIQYLLWDFGRREGAMSASRAREEAVTHAGQADLQKTQGEVAARYFTLLNLKAQKRVLAQRGKTLESHMSQARALFEQGVVARNDLLRTEVALRAVGDADHALDQAYASAMEALNIAMGLPAETPQDLPETSEGPPALPWDEPACRALATHRNETVRSARAKVQALADQAGFRRKDRLPTVAAEASHTYAQNPYMVHEHDTSLFVGLSWKVFDGGIRTARIRQAEAETTRARRDLQEAERQAGQAAAAALRAFRQSLREMETAGANVASAEENLRIVGDQYREGLVRNTEVLEAESVLAESRSALADRRYRAYAQQAALLVALGEDLPTFFETHTSREK, from the coding sequence ATGAGAACCGCCACCGCCTTCCTGCTCGGCGCCTTCCTGGTCTACCCCATCCGCGGCGGCGAACCCCTCAGCCTGGCCAGGGCCCTGAGGCTGGCCGGGTCGGCCTCCCAGGCGGCGGAGGCCTCCCGGCTGGGCCTGGCGGGAGCCCGGGAGGAGACCGCTCAGGTGAAGGGGCTCTACTGGCCGGAGATCCAGCTCCAGGGCGGCTACCGGGTCACCGAGCACCGGTCGGAGCTGCTCAGTCAGCCCATGAGGATCGGACCCCTCGCCGTCCCCCCCCAGGTCTTCCCCATCGAGGACCGGCAGTCCTGGCGCTACAAGGCCTCCATCCAATACCTGCTGTGGGATTTCGGTCGGCGGGAAGGCGCGATGTCGGCCTCCCGCGCCCGGGAGGAGGCTGTGACCCACGCCGGCCAGGCCGACCTGCAGAAGACCCAGGGCGAGGTGGCCGCGCGGTATTTCACCCTCCTGAACTTGAAAGCCCAGAAACGGGTCCTGGCCCAACGCGGCAAGACCCTGGAAAGCCACATGAGCCAGGCCAGGGCCCTCTTCGAGCAGGGAGTGGTGGCCCGCAACGACCTCCTCCGCACGGAGGTGGCCCTCCGCGCCGTGGGTGACGCGGACCATGCCCTGGACCAGGCCTACGCCTCCGCCATGGAGGCGCTCAACATCGCCATGGGCCTTCCCGCCGAAACCCCGCAGGATCTGCCTGAGACCTCCGAGGGCCCACCCGCCCTGCCCTGGGACGAGCCGGCCTGCCGGGCCTTGGCCACCCACCGGAACGAAACCGTGCGCAGCGCCCGGGCCAAGGTCCAGGCCCTGGCGGATCAGGCAGGGTTCCGTCGCAAGGACCGCCTCCCGACGGTGGCCGCGGAGGCCAGCCATACCTATGCCCAGAACCCCTATATGGTGCATGAGCACGACACGAGCCTCTTCGTCGGGCTCTCCTGGAAGGTCTTCGATGGGGGGATCCGCACCGCCCGGATCCGCCAGGCGGAAGCCGAAACCACCCGCGCCCGCCGGGATCTCCAGGAAGCGGAGCGCCAGGCGGGCCAGGCCGCGGCTGCAGCCCTGCGGGCCTTCCGGCAGTCCCTGCGCGAGATGGAGACGGCCGGGGCGAATGTGGCTTCGGCCGAGGAGAACCTCCGCATCGTGGGCGACCAGTACCGCGAAGGGCTGGTGCGGAACACCGAGGTGCTGGAGGCCGAGTCCGTGCTTGCCGAAAGCCGCAGTGCCCTGGCGGACCGCAGATACCGGGCCTATGCCCAGCAGGCCGCCCTGCTGGTGGCCCTGGGCGAGGACCTGCCGACCTTCTTTGAAACGCACACCTCCCGGGAGAAGTGA
- a CDS encoding HlyD family secretion protein produces MDAPAKKKWISLAAILLLAAGGTLWALVRWRHGQVFVSTDNAYVKGYVTTMASRIPGPLLTVAVQENEAVRAGQLLATLDPRDYDAAVARGEASEAEARSALALNQAQIAQAQAQLQSAESQQALAGLEKKRMAALFERQSLPRQKYDQALTAEEVARAQAAAARKQVAAAQGLLGVSRSKVQVAQAALAQARLQRSYCALLAPCDGVVSRKLAEPGMVVAAGQPLLAVVPLGHPDLWVEANFKETQLHRVRPGQRVRMRTDLDGRTFMGTVESLSAGTGAAFSLLPAENATGNWVKVVQRLPVKIRLDADADPDRKLRLGLSVEAEIDTRSR; encoded by the coding sequence ATGGATGCCCCTGCGAAGAAGAAATGGATCTCCCTGGCAGCCATCCTCCTCCTCGCCGCCGGCGGCACCCTCTGGGCCCTCGTCCGATGGCGCCACGGGCAGGTCTTCGTGAGCACCGACAATGCCTATGTGAAGGGATATGTGACGACCATGGCCAGCCGCATCCCAGGGCCCCTCCTCACGGTGGCGGTGCAGGAGAACGAGGCCGTCCGGGCCGGTCAGCTCCTGGCCACCCTGGATCCCCGGGACTACGACGCGGCCGTCGCGCGGGGCGAAGCCTCGGAGGCCGAGGCCCGCAGCGCCCTCGCGCTGAACCAGGCCCAGATCGCCCAGGCCCAGGCCCAGCTGCAGTCCGCCGAAAGCCAGCAGGCCCTGGCGGGCCTCGAGAAGAAACGCATGGCCGCGCTCTTCGAGCGGCAGTCCCTCCCCCGGCAGAAGTACGACCAGGCCCTCACCGCCGAGGAGGTGGCCCGCGCACAGGCGGCCGCCGCCCGGAAGCAGGTGGCCGCCGCCCAGGGCCTGCTGGGCGTGAGCCGGAGCAAGGTCCAGGTGGCCCAGGCGGCCCTGGCCCAGGCGCGGCTGCAGCGCTCCTACTGCGCCCTCCTCGCCCCCTGCGATGGCGTGGTGAGCCGGAAGCTGGCGGAGCCCGGCATGGTGGTGGCGGCCGGGCAGCCCCTGCTGGCCGTGGTGCCCCTGGGCCATCCGGATCTCTGGGTCGAAGCCAATTTCAAGGAGACCCAGCTGCACCGCGTCCGCCCCGGTCAGAGGGTCCGGATGAGGACCGATCTGGATGGCCGGACCTTCATGGGAACCGTGGAAAGCCTCTCCGCCGGCACCGGAGCGGCGTTCAGCCTCCTGCCGGCGGAGAACGCCACGGGGAACTGGGTGAAGGTCGTCCAACGGCTGCCCGTGAAGATCCGGCTCGACGCGGATGCGGACCCGGACCGCAAGCTCCGGCTGGGGTTGAGCGTGGAAGCCGAGATCGACACCCGGAGCCGCTGA
- a CDS encoding DHA2 family efflux MFS transporter permease subunit encodes MSAPRGPSHKWIVALTTMLGTFMEVLDTSVANVALPHMKGTYAAGTDEITWVITSYLVANAIILPITGWLGSFFGRKRLYLFCLALFTLASFGAGAAPTLGWLILMRVVQGLAGGAMVPMSQAITLEAFPQEEHGMASALFGIGVIFGPILGPLVGGWITDNWSWPWIFWINIPVGVLAYYLAFSFVEDPAYLHKPEGAVDYWSLIFIAVGLGCLELFLSRGERLDWFASNMVKVFAGLAALGITLFIWRSLTAENPLVDLSMFRLPEFAGGMALIFIVSFGLYAAFILLPLFVQNLLGFTPTWAGLILSPGGVASVVAMIAVGLAMGKVDVRLIVAAGAASLAYSAWLLMHVNLQTGMAYLVMAWIFHGLGIGFVFVPIATASVQRIPPALVGTASGMFNLMRNEGGSVGIAVASTILAQRAQFHHARLAEHITPFNGTLQTSYAGLAQGLFPRAGLDPGSVNRLSQALIGAEVTRQSFLMSFVDVFGFLVVVFLLALPFALTLRNPKGGGLSFH; translated from the coding sequence ATGAGCGCTCCGCGCGGCCCTTCCCACAAGTGGATCGTGGCCCTGACGACCATGCTCGGGACCTTCATGGAGGTCCTGGACACCTCCGTCGCGAATGTGGCACTGCCCCACATGAAGGGCACCTACGCCGCGGGCACGGATGAGATCACCTGGGTCATCACGAGCTACCTCGTCGCCAACGCCATCATCCTGCCGATCACGGGCTGGCTGGGTAGCTTCTTCGGCCGGAAGCGCCTCTACCTCTTCTGCCTGGCGCTCTTCACCCTGGCCAGCTTCGGGGCCGGGGCGGCCCCCACCCTGGGCTGGCTGATCCTCATGCGCGTCGTGCAGGGTCTGGCGGGCGGCGCGATGGTGCCCATGTCCCAGGCCATCACCCTCGAAGCCTTTCCCCAGGAGGAGCACGGCATGGCCTCCGCCCTCTTCGGCATCGGCGTCATCTTCGGGCCCATCCTCGGTCCCCTGGTGGGGGGCTGGATCACGGACAACTGGAGCTGGCCCTGGATCTTCTGGATCAACATCCCGGTGGGCGTGCTGGCCTACTACCTGGCCTTCAGCTTCGTGGAAGACCCTGCCTACCTGCACAAACCCGAGGGCGCGGTGGACTACTGGAGCCTCATCTTCATCGCCGTGGGCCTGGGCTGCCTGGAGCTCTTCCTGAGCCGCGGCGAGCGCCTGGACTGGTTCGCGTCGAACATGGTGAAGGTCTTCGCCGGGCTCGCCGCCCTGGGGATCACGCTGTTCATCTGGCGTTCCCTCACCGCGGAGAACCCTCTGGTGGACCTCTCCATGTTCCGCCTGCCGGAATTCGCCGGCGGCATGGCCCTCATCTTCATCGTGAGTTTCGGCCTCTATGCCGCGTTCATCCTGCTGCCGCTCTTCGTCCAGAACCTGCTGGGCTTCACGCCCACCTGGGCGGGGCTCATCCTGAGTCCCGGCGGCGTGGCTTCGGTGGTGGCCATGATCGCAGTGGGGCTGGCCATGGGCAAAGTGGATGTGCGGCTCATCGTGGCCGCCGGAGCGGCCTCCCTGGCCTATTCAGCCTGGCTGCTGATGCATGTGAACCTCCAGACGGGCATGGCCTACCTCGTCATGGCCTGGATCTTCCACGGGCTGGGCATAGGCTTCGTGTTCGTCCCCATCGCCACCGCCTCCGTCCAGCGCATCCCGCCGGCCCTGGTCGGCACCGCCTCGGGCATGTTCAACCTCATGCGGAACGAAGGCGGCAGCGTGGGCATCGCGGTGGCCAGCACGATCCTGGCGCAGCGGGCGCAGTTCCATCATGCCCGCCTCGCGGAGCACATCACCCCCTTCAACGGGACGCTCCAAACCAGCTATGCCGGTCTCGCCCAGGGGCTGTTCCCCCGGGCGGGTCTGGACCCCGGTTCCGTGAACCGGCTGAGCCAAGCCCTCATCGGCGCCGAAGTGACCCGCCAATCCTTTCTCATGAGCTTCGTCGATGTGTTCGGATTTCTGGTGGTCGTCTTCCTTCTCGCCCTGCCCTTCGCCCTGACCCTGCGCAACCCCAAAGGGGGAGGCCTCTCCTTCCATTGA
- a CDS encoding kelch repeat-containing protein, with protein MSGGSGNPVAPTFTTQPASQSVVAGSAAAFSAAATGTPTPTYQWERSADGLSWTSINGATQANYTFTAQTTDHLAKFRVKASNSAGTATSTTATLSVSGGSGNPVAPTFTTQPASQSVVAGSAAAFSAAATGTPTPTYQWERSADGLSWTSINGATQANYTFTAQTTDHLAKFRVKASNSAGTAVSNVVTLTVTATAPSSYSISGKVTDASNAALSSVTVTCTGTSTSSASTDASGNFTISGLANGSYVLTPAKTGYNFNPASTTVLVSGANVTGKNFTGVSSGPSSGGGAFVPTGFMTIGRMYHTATPLGDGTVLITGGQTPMGDTGSAEIYNPSTKTFTATLGSMAVKRAQHAAVLLRNGKVLVVGGGNYLFSMYKMAEIYDPSTQKFTTVGPMVQDRSLSGCFAVLLADGRVLIGGGEASSTAEIYDPILNKFIATGSMVVSRFMGPAVAVLNDGKVMVVGGGSNSAELYNPVTGVFTATGAPTAVTSDHVTTLLTDGRVLLTGNSSSGAAELYDANTGRFTATGVMGTLSIGHSAVRLQRGSVLLVGLDPGDLHIWPPELYDPSTGLFSVTGFMAKSSYYHTTTLLADGSVLVAGGLTGGGIITDRADLYNAGDASSAPIFTAQPQSQTVTVGASATLTVAASGTPAPSYLWERSADGLTWAPIPGATQASYSLSAQPSDHLAKFRAKATNSAGTAISNVATLTVVAAPPSSGVYGSRYYPMSSGNYWQYEGVSISGSRYTDTYTVLSASSQSATIKYINSSFMTGNYTNFNIQLSGVDMSTMSLSYSSGGSYVYTPPQPILLPDSSFGPHLVFTSTGQGSSFSQTETIDCKIIGPETVTVPAGTFDTIRVDSVRTTVTGASTLTMYITDYFAIGVGRVKSRTVSSSDPSSQTDISLLSYAIR; from the coding sequence GTGAGTGGTGGCAGCGGCAACCCCGTAGCGCCGACATTCACCACCCAGCCTGCCAGCCAATCGGTGGTGGCAGGAAGCGCGGCCGCGTTCTCGGCAGCTGCTACCGGAACGCCCACGCCGACCTACCAGTGGGAGCGCAGCGCGGATGGCCTGAGCTGGACCTCCATCAATGGGGCCACGCAGGCGAACTACACCTTCACGGCCCAGACGACGGACCACTTGGCGAAATTCAGGGTCAAGGCGAGCAACAGCGCAGGAACGGCCACGAGCACGACTGCCACCCTCTCCGTGAGTGGTGGCAGCGGCAACCCCGTAGCGCCGACATTCACCACCCAGCCTGCCAGCCAATCGGTGGTGGCAGGAAGCGCGGCCGCGTTCTCGGCAGCTGCTACCGGAACGCCCACGCCGACCTACCAGTGGGAGCGCAGCGCGGATGGCTTGAGCTGGACCTCCATCAATGGGGCCACGCAGGCGAACTACACCTTCACGGCTCAGACGACGGACCACTTGGCGAAATTCAGGGTCAAGGCGAGCAATAGCGCAGGAACGGCGGTGAGCAATGTGGTGACGCTCACCGTGACGGCAACCGCTCCGAGCAGTTATTCCATTTCGGGCAAGGTGACCGATGCCTCCAATGCCGCCCTTTCATCTGTTACGGTCACTTGCACTGGGACCAGTACGAGCTCGGCCAGCACTGACGCCAGCGGTAATTTCACGATCTCGGGTCTGGCCAACGGAAGCTATGTCCTGACGCCTGCCAAGACCGGCTACAACTTCAATCCCGCAAGTACGACCGTCCTGGTGAGCGGTGCCAATGTCACCGGGAAGAATTTCACTGGGGTATCAAGTGGCCCTTCGTCTGGGGGTGGAGCCTTCGTACCCACGGGCTTTATGACCATCGGAAGGATGTATCACACGGCCACGCCTCTTGGAGATGGCACGGTCCTGATCACCGGTGGGCAAACCCCAATGGGGGATACCGGGAGTGCGGAGATCTATAACCCCTCGACGAAAACCTTTACCGCCACCCTCGGATCCATGGCCGTCAAAAGGGCTCAACATGCCGCTGTGCTCCTGCGTAATGGCAAGGTACTTGTCGTTGGCGGCGGGAATTACCTTTTTTCCATGTATAAAATGGCCGAAATCTATGACCCTTCGACCCAGAAGTTCACAACTGTTGGCCCCATGGTTCAGGACAGATCTTTGTCGGGCTGTTTTGCTGTGCTCCTCGCAGATGGGCGGGTGCTTATCGGTGGAGGAGAAGCTTCGTCAACCGCTGAAATATACGATCCAATCTTAAATAAATTCATAGCGACAGGGTCCATGGTGGTGTCGAGATTCATGGGCCCGGCTGTAGCGGTACTTAACGATGGTAAAGTCATGGTCGTTGGTGGTGGCTCAAATAGTGCCGAGTTGTACAATCCGGTAACGGGTGTATTCACTGCCACTGGTGCACCCACAGCTGTGACTAGCGATCATGTAACAACTCTTTTAACAGATGGTAGGGTGTTGCTGACGGGGAACTCATCCTCTGGTGCTGCTGAACTATATGACGCTAATACGGGTCGGTTTACTGCGACTGGAGTAATGGGAACACTCTCTATTGGGCATTCAGCTGTGCGCCTTCAAAGAGGCTCAGTGCTACTTGTAGGATTGGACCCGGGCGATCTTCACATCTGGCCTCCCGAACTTTATGATCCCTCCACAGGTTTATTCTCTGTGACTGGTTTCATGGCAAAATCGAGCTATTACCATACCACTACGCTTCTTGCCGATGGCAGTGTCCTTGTGGCCGGAGGCCTGACGGGGGGGGGAATCATTACGGATCGCGCCGACCTATACAACGCGGGGGACGCCAGTTCGGCCCCAATCTTCACAGCTCAACCCCAAAGCCAGACCGTGACGGTGGGAGCCAGCGCCACCTTGACGGTGGCTGCCAGCGGGACCCCCGCGCCCAGTTACCTGTGGGAGCGCAGCGCGGATGGCCTGACCTGGGCACCGATTCCGGGGGCCACCCAGGCCAGTTATTCCCTTTCAGCCCAGCCTTCCGACCATTTGGCGAAGTTCCGCGCCAAGGCCACCAACAGCGCAGGCACTGCGATCAGCAATGTGGCGACACTTACGGTCGTGGCGGCTCCCCCGTCTTCGGGAGTCTATGGGAGTCGCTACTATCCGATGAGTTCAGGCAATTATTGGCAATATGAAGGGGTTTCAATCTCAGGCAGCAGATACACGGATACTTACACGGTATTATCGGCATCGAGTCAGAGTGCGACTATTAAATATATTAATTCATCCTTTATGACTGGAAACTATACGAATTTTAATATTCAGCTCAGTGGTGTGGACATGAGCACCATGAGCCTTAGCTACTCAAGCGGTGGGTCTTATGTTTACACTCCGCCTCAACCCATTCTTTTGCCCGATTCTTCTTTTGGTCCCCATTTGGTGTTCACGAGCACAGGCCAAGGAAGTTCCTTTTCTCAAACAGAAACAATCGATTGTAAAATAATTGGTCCCGAAACAGTCACAGTACCTGCTGGAACCTTCGATACCATTCGAGTTGATTCAGTGCGTACAACTGTTACTGGAGCTTCGACGCTAACGATGTATATAACTGATTATTTTGCAATCGGAGTCGGCCGGGTAAAGAGTCGAACAGTATCTTCATCAGATCCATCAAGTCAGACTGATATTAGTCTTCTTTCATATGCTATTCGTTAA
- a CDS encoding helix-turn-helix transcriptional regulator: protein MAVRGPYDSQSASGTPRSLGERIKMLRVQRGLTQVELGEALNSDQATVSLWERDRAKPSGPALAGVASYFSVTVQALETGEGLEAHSALDREATSQRHIPKQGPMGLSDPGPGAALAIDVRTQSEQRLEPMEAMGFLMKALKEGRSVWIVAD, encoded by the coding sequence ATGGCCGTTCGTGGACCCTACGATTCCCAGAGCGCATCCGGGACGCCGCGCTCACTGGGCGAGCGGATCAAGATGCTGCGCGTCCAGCGGGGGCTGACGCAGGTGGAACTGGGCGAAGCCTTGAACAGCGACCAGGCCACGGTCTCCCTGTGGGAAAGAGACCGGGCCAAGCCCTCGGGCCCGGCCCTGGCGGGCGTGGCCTCCTATTTCAGCGTCACGGTCCAGGCCCTGGAAACAGGAGAGGGGCTGGAGGCCCACAGCGCCCTGGACCGGGAAGCCACATCTCAACGACACATTCCAAAACAGGGTCCCATGGGCCTCTCAGATCCCGGCCCCGGCGCCGCCCTGGCCATTGATGTCCGGACCCAGTCCGAGCAGCGGTTGGAACCCATGGAAGCCATGGGCTTCCTGATGAAAGCCCTCAAGGAAGGACGCTCCGTCTGGATAGTGGCCGACTGA